GCGGCTAGTGCGGCGTTAGCTTCCTACGCTCTTTGTGATTTGACGCTCATGAATAGTTAGGTAAGATATAATCGTGTTTACCGTTGGTTGTTAGAGCACAAAATTAGGCAGGGCATAGTAGGTGAGTAGTGTATAATATAACCGGTAAGGTTTAATAAGTTAGATGGTTGTAATGTTCTAGGACTGTTACATTGTACAACATAATATAGTTGGCAGGGTATAAGGGAGCGAATAATGTAATGCTAAGGTTCGACACTATATATAATCTTCTAAAATGGAGAAACCCATACTGTGCATTTTAATAGCTTCCTATGGTTGGTgttgtttgacattttcaagtattggacagtttaaaaaaatgtcaagtaaaTGTGATGTTCTGGCTTTTGATCATGTAGTCAGAATGGGCCGCATCTTCCTGGACCACATCGGCGGAACGCGCCTGTTCTCTTGCGCCAACTGTGACACCATCCTGACCAATCGCTCCGAGCTCATCTCCACCCGATTTACGGGCGCCACGGGCAGAGCCTTCCTCTTCAACAAGgtaccacaacacacacacacagtaggtCAGGCTAACTAAGTAAATAAAGTAGAATATAGTAAAGTAGGGAGATGGCAGTGTAATATAGTAAATCAGGGCTTGGACAAAGTATATAAGTTATAATAGTGTAAttgttgtttagtttttattttttccagcatGAACGGGGCAAATGTCGAGATGGTTTAGTTGTATCTCATGCAATGTGTGCGTCCAGGTGGTGAACCTTCAGTACAGCGAGGTGCAGGACCGCGTGATGCTGACGGGCCGGCACATGGTCCGAGACGTCAGCTGCAAGAACTGCAACAGCAAACTGGGCTGGATCTACGAATTTGCCACAGAGGACAGCCAGCGCTACAAGGAGGGCAGAGTCATCCTGGAGAGGGCGCTGGTCCGGGAGAGCGAGGGCTTCGAGGAGCACGTGCCCTCGGACAACTCCTGAATACGGCAAACTGCTTCTTCGCCGATCTGTTCAGCAacgttacagaaaaaaaaggggggggaaaaacatcaGGGGTAGGTTTTTGACTCTGCTTTCATGATTGGTGGTGTAGAAAATGAACACTTGCTTGAGACAACGCCTCCAGTTGCTGTGCGCTTCATTCGGACTCAATGGCCAGACAAGAGCAAGCGATCAGTTTACTGATTACTTGTCAATTTTCTTtctgttattgtttttgtttttaatggagaAGGGAGAATTGCTTCCTGAATGTTCTAAACTCTTGTTTCCACACCCGCTGTGCTTCTGCAGTGCTTTAAGGCACAACTAAGCGACAGTTCCAATTTATTAACCGATGGcatgttaattttatttgattattaatATATACAATTGAGAAT
This sequence is a window from Hippocampus zosterae strain Florida chromosome 14, ASM2543408v3, whole genome shotgun sequence. Protein-coding genes within it:
- the ypel5 gene encoding protein yippee-like 5, producing the protein MGRIFLDHIGGTRLFSCANCDTILTNRSELISTRFTGATGRAFLFNKVVNLQYSEVQDRVMLTGRHMVRDVSCKNCNSKLGWIYEFATEDSQRYKEGRVILERALVRESEGFEEHVPSDNS